Below is a window of Undibacterium sp. YM2 DNA.
GTTGATGGCCCCAGTACCGGCAAGACCAGGTAGGGGCCGGACTTGACACCCCAGCGCCCCAGGGTTTGCCCAAAATCTTCATTATGCTTGGGCATGCCAGCCGCTGAACCTATGTCAATCAGACCACCTATACCTATGGTGGTGTTCACGGCAAAACGCATGACGTCGGTGACACCATCATTGACACGTCCTTGCAGCAGATTATTCACTGCATTCCAGACATCACCAATGTTGCTGAAAAAATTACCAATACCAGTCTGTACAAAACTGGGAGTTGCAGCACGATAAGCCTGTGCCACCGGTTTCACGACTGCTGTATCGACAGTATCGTTAAAGCTGAACATGGCGCGGTTAAAACCCTCCAGCGGATCGCGCGGGTTCTTACCTATATTGGTCTTGGTACTCAATACATCAAGAGTCTGGTCAGCCTTGTCCTTGATTTTTTCCACAGTGACTGTACTGCAGCCGGTCAGCAAAACACTGACCAATAAAAGGAACATGGTCAGCAACCTGCCGGTAGCAGGAAATTTATCTGTTCGTGTCATTTTTTCTCTTCCGTATTACCGTCTGCTGCTTTGCTGAACAGGAACTGACTGATCAGGCTTTCGAGCACAATGGCATCCTGG
It encodes the following:
- a CDS encoding VacJ family lipoprotein; protein product: MTRTDKFPATGRLLTMFLLLVSVLLTGCSTVTVEKIKDKADQTLDVLSTKTNIGKNPRDPLEGFNRAMFSFNDTVDTAVVKPVAQAYRAATPSFVQTGIGNFFSNIGDVWNAVNNLLQGRVNDGVTDVMRFAVNTTIGIGGLIDIGSAAGMPKHNEDFGQTLGRWGVKSGPYLVLPVLGPSTVRDALATPVDMRGDLWYYKRPMYIKNIGSVVRLVDKRASVLDAGSLLEEAALDKYVFFRDAYLQRRAGQVNPDDAD